The Rahnella aquatilis CIP 78.65 = ATCC 33071 genomic sequence CACGGAGGAAGCCGCATGAACAAAGACTGGCATCAGGCCGATATTATTGCGGCCATTAAAAAGAAGGGCACCACAATGGCGGCGGTCTCACGCCGCGCCGGGCTTTGTTCGTCAACATTGTCGAACGCGCTAATCCGCAAATGGCCGAAAGGTGAAAGACTGATCGCCGAAGCGATTGGCGTAAATGCCGAAACCATCTGGCCGAGCCGCTACACCGAAATCAAATAGAGCTGAGATCAACTCCCTCCCCTGCGATGAACTGAACCCCGAATGTTGGACGTTTTAATCCTCATTCGGAGTTTAGTATGAAGTACGATTTTCAAATCAAAATGATAGCCGTCAGGCACTATCTTGACGGCCATGATGGCTTCAAA encodes the following:
- a CDS encoding helix-turn-helix domain-containing protein; translated protein: MNKDWHQADIIAAIKKKGTTMAAVSRRAGLCSSTLSNALIRKWPKGERLIAEAIGVNAETIWPSRYTEIK